The genomic DNA CTCCGAAAATATCATCTACCATAGCAATGCTCCCATCGTAAGGTACCTTGGATACGCACGCAGAGCCAGCGACAAACCAGGGTAGAGCCACTGGCGAGCAAGCCAGACAGCAGCCAGAAAGTCAGGGGCCTGGGCATATGGCAGGCAGATAGACAGGCAGACAGCCTGTCTGCGTTCAGGCGCGCTCACCAATAGCGCTCTCCTCAAGGTCATGAACGAGTGTCCCACGCTTCTCGCCACGCATAATCGCCTCCAGCGCACCAGGCTGATCGAGGTTGAAGACCACGATCGGCAAGCGATTATCCTTGCACAGAGAGATCGCGGTGCTGTCCATCACCTTGAGGCCCATATTGAGGGCGCGCATATAGCTTAATTCCTCGAACTTACGAGCGTTCGCATTGCGCATGGGATCATCATCGTAGACGCCATCGACCTTCGTAGCCTTCAGCAGCACCTGGGCATTCAGCTCAATGGCACGCAGGGCCGCCGCCGTGTCGGTCGTAAAGAACGGATTGCCACTTCCCGCCGCCAGAATGACCACGCGCCCCTTTTCGAGGTGGCGCACAGCGCGGCGGCGGATAAACGGCTCCGCCACCGGAGGCATCTCTATCGCAGTTTGCACGCGCGTGACCAGGCCGAGCTTCTCCATAGCATCCTGCATGGCCAGAGAATTCATCACTGTGGCCAGCATACCGACATAGTCGGCGGTCGCGCGATCCATGCCTGCGGCAGCGGCATCTGCCCCACGCCAAATATTGCCGCCACCGATGACCATTGCAACCTCGACCCCCAGATCGTGGACGCGCTTGACCTCAGCCGCGATTCGGCGGACCGCCACCGGATCGATGCCAATGCGCGGCTCACCGGCTTCCGAGGTATGGCGGGGGCCCAGCGCCTCACCGCCTAGCTTGAGCAGGATGCGCTGATATCGCAAGGACGCAGCCATCTGAGATTCAGCCATCTTCTCTTCTACTCCCATGCGCTTTTCGTGGGGGAACAGCCCCGGCCCTGTACTGCCCGAGGCTGGCGCGTGGCGCTCTCAGCCAGCGACCAGAGCAGGCAGACAGGGGAAGAAGAGAGGCCGGCCCCCGATAGGCAAGGCCGGAGTGGGAGCGGATGCTACACCGGCCCCCCAGGACAGGCGGTCGCCCGGAGCGCATCTCGCTCGCCTCCAATTCCACACATAGCATAGCACGCCACAAGACAAGCCAGGAAGTGCCGCTTCCTTCCCTACCCTATTCGCCCAAGGCAAAGCGACAGAAGCGGCGAATCACGATGTTCTCCCCGGTTTCCGCAATGGCCTTGCGTACCAGGTCGCCCACCACCTGGCTCTCATCCCGAATCCAGGGCTGCATCATCAGCACCTGCTCGCCGAAGAGCTTCTTGAGCTTGCCCTGAATGACCTCCTCACGCTTGTGTTCCGGTACACGAGCCATCGAGGGGTCCTCAAGCAGTTGCTGACGAGCCTGGTCGATCACCTCGGCAGGCACATCCTCGTAATTCACATACTTTGGATTGGTGCCAGCAATCTGCAGAGCCAGCTCATTGGCCAATTGGCGAAAGCTCTCGCTGCGTGCAACGAAGTCCGTACTGCAGTTCAGCTCCAGCAGAACCCCCACACTGTTGTTGTGGTGGACATAGGAGAAGACGCCGCCCTGCTTGGTCTCGCGACCGGCGGCAATCATCTTCTCCGCCTTGCGGCTGGCCTTCGCATTGAGGATCTTGATGGCCTCCTCCCACGACTGCGCCTCCTCCAGCGCGCTCTTGCAATCGGCAAAGGTCGCCCCAGTCTCCTCACGCAACCTCTTCACATCGGCAGCAGCATAATTCATAAGGGTGCTTCTCCTTCAGCGTACTCTGATAGCATACTCAGGTTTCAGTCTGACTGACAATGACTCTCGGTCACTCGTAGACGGTTTCGAGTGCTTGACAGCTGCGGTACAGTAGGATTCTGGGCTTTGTACGGCCCGTGTACGGCCCGTTAGCCACCCTGGCCCCAAGAATCCCCGTTTGAGTTTCCCCCACCAGTCCACGCCGCCAGGCCAGACGGCATAGAGAGGACCTGGCACCCACCACGGCCAGCGCCAGGAGGCGAGAAACCTTGCTGTCTTTCCGGTCTGGCACACGTGTGGTCACCAGGTCCATATCCCACCCAAGTCTCATGGCAGCTCAGCGCGCAAGCCGGCCATCGACATCTGGCGCACGCAGGCTGTCCGTGCCGGTCCCGATAGACCTGGAGCACGCGGGATAATAGAGAGAAGAGAAGAACAGGTTCGTTACTAATGAATCCAGCCCGCCCGCCGGGCCACCTGCCTTGCCCCCATCTTCCTTGCTGGCCGTTAGGAACCGCCTGCCGCCCCCTACAGACAACCTGCCCGGGGCAGTGTCACGTTTCACTTAGCCAGCCAGCCAGCCAGCTACTACCACCACCGGCGAACCAGCCGGGGAGGCTGTTCTGCCTGGTCAAGCGTTGCAGCTCTTGAGGCCATCGAGGCCCTCACACGCTCCTCCCTCCTCACAGTGCCTGGACCGAGAGAGGAGGCAAGCGAAGGGCATGCAGGCACAAGCACAGATAGCCGCGCCTCGCCAGCCGAAGATCAGCTGGTGGGCGAGAGCAGGGTAAGCAGCACAGCAATGCAACCAGATCACGAACAAACGAACGAACGACAAGCGGCAGGATGGGACAAACTCGTAGGGGAGCAAGATGGCACTAGGATTCTCTGGCCACCAGCTCAGGCTCAGAGGCATTCGATGAACTCTCGACCTCACCCGCAGGGGCCGCGGCTTCACGCTCGCGCTGAGACGAGCCAGCACCAGAGGCCGAGGTCTCCACCGCCTCCGTCTGGACAGCTCCTTCTTCACCTGAAGCTGCCACGCCCTCGACAGGGGCCTCGCTATCCTTCTGCTGTGCCTCCAGCTCGCGGCGTCCTTCAATCACCGCATCAGCAATCTTGGAGCAGAGGAGGCGGACAGCGCGAATGGCATCATCGTTAGCCGGAATCGGATAGTCAATCTCGTCGGGATCACAGTTCGTATCAGCCAGGGCCACAATGGGGATCTCCAGACGACGGGCCTCCAGGACAGCAGTATGCTCCTTGCGAGTGTCGATGATGAAGACCGCTCCGGGCAGGCGACGCATGTCCTTGATGCCTCCCAGGATACGCTCCAAGCGCTCCAAATCATCCTGCAGACGCTGGGCCTCTTTTTTGGGCAGACGCTCGAATTCGCCCCGCTCG from Thermogemmatispora onikobensis includes the following:
- the pyrH gene encoding UMP kinase, which gives rise to MAESQMAASLRYQRILLKLGGEALGPRHTSEAGEPRIGIDPVAVRRIAAEVKRVHDLGVEVAMVIGGGNIWRGADAAAAGMDRATADYVGMLATVMNSLAMQDAMEKLGLVTRVQTAIEMPPVAEPFIRRRAVRHLEKGRVVILAAGSGNPFFTTDTAAALRAIELNAQVLLKATKVDGVYDDDPMRNANARKFEELSYMRALNMGLKVMDSTAISLCKDNRLPIVVFNLDQPGALEAIMRGEKRGTLVHDLEESAIGERA
- the tsf gene encoding hypothetical protein (EF-Ts; functions during elongation stage of protein translation; forms a dimer; associates with EF-Tu-GDP complex and promotes exchange of GDP to GTP resulting in regeneration of the active form of EF-Tu) — encoded protein: MNYAAADVKRLREETGATFADCKSALEEAQSWEEAIKILNAKASRKAEKMIAAGRETKQGGVFSYVHHNNSVGVLLELNCSTDFVARSESFRQLANELALQIAGTNPKYVNYEDVPAEVIDQARQQLLEDPSMARVPEHKREEVIQGKLKKLFGEQVLMMQPWIRDESQVVGDLVRKAIAETGENIVIRRFCRFALGE